Proteins found in one Xyrauchen texanus isolate HMW12.3.18 chromosome 30, RBS_HiC_50CHRs, whole genome shotgun sequence genomic segment:
- the LOC127624044 gene encoding centrosomal protein 43-like isoform X6: MSATEEDTELRDLLIQNLENSGVLNKIKAELRAAVFLALEEQDKVENKTPLVNENLKKSLNTKDGRLVAGLITDFLQVFNLDFTVAVFQPEINTYLNGLDSRESLLEELGISESEVNRNTPLLLELVKRGRHKDKTSIFTEGGRVASFPKELLPCQIAEARKTFDCHDKDKSDEINRDAVIAIFSDLFPQFSRNMLESYVNEELRAKGKDANSSMDFQEFLGMYKCFFMQCQSVVTTDYSEILHSSSKSTEDRIISPSASKIPRYKGFVKHSSAQEEKADPKTADRRHGETLGIHKSRGSVQVLDGSEKGLDDWRSAPTPLRRALDLGMEDEDEEGDSFFDDPLPKPQKTYGWSDRLGSISGKALSAGVHLKSTGGSISVESSQRDHVSNKNGTSSSKDKGVKDFQAENEKSRSPLLDEDLDYDDDFNSHRSEVSIDEEIEEVSIEGPDISEKFDETTQDVSVSQISLGADYMEDVA; this comes from the exons GCAGAGCTACGTGctgctgtttttcttgccctagAGGAACAAGACAAAGTAGAG AACAAAACCCCTCTTGTGAATGAAAACCTGAAAAAGTCCCTTAATACAAAGGATG GACGCTTGGTAGCAGGTCTGATCACTGACTTCCTGCAGGTCTTCAATTTAGACTTCACTGTCGCTGTGTTTCAACCTGAAATTAACACGTAT CTGAATGGACTTGACAGTCGTGAAAGTCTTTTGGAGGAGCTTGGCATCTCTGAATCGGAGGTAAACAGAAACACCCCTCTCCTGCTGGAATTGGTTAAGAGGGGCCGTCATAAGGACAAGACCTCAATTTTCACAGAG GGAGGCCGAGTGGCATCTTTTCCCAAG GAATTGTTGCCCTGTCAAATTGCTGAAGCCCGCAAAACATTTGACTGTCATGACAag GACAAAAGTGATGAGATAAATAGGGACGCAGTTATTGCCATTTTCTCTGATCTTTTTCCCCAGTTCAGCAG aaacaTGCTGGAAAGTTATGTCAATGAGGAACTCAGAGCTAAAGGCAAGGATGCAAATAGTT CTATGGACTTTCAGGAATTCCTGGGAATGTACAAATGCTTCTTCATGCAGTGTCAAAGTGTG GTCACTACTGACTATAGTGAAATCCTTCACTCCTCGAGTAAATCTACTGAAGATAGAATCATATCACCTTCTGCCAGCAAG ATACCCAGGTATAAAGGATTTGTTAAGCACAGTTCAGCGCAGGAAGAGAAGGCTGACCCAAAG ACTGCGGACAGGAGACATGGTGAAACACTGGGGATTCATAAGAGCAGAGGGTCTGTTCAAGTGCTTGATGGGTCAGAAAAAGGATTGGATGATTGGAGGAGTGCTCCCACCCCACTGAGGAGAGCACTGGATCTTGGAATggaggatgaggatgaggaaggagactcattctttGATGATCCTCTTCCTAAACCTCAAAAGACCTATGGCTG gAGCGACCGCTTGGGCAGCATTTCAGGGAAGGCACTCTCAGCAGGCGTACATTTGAAGAGCACAGGAGGATCTATCTCTGTCGAAAGCAGCCAAAGGGATCATGTGTCCAACAAGAATG GTACCTCTAGTTCTAAAGATAAAGGGGTCAAAGATTTTCAAGCAGAAAATGAGAAATCCAGATCCCCTTTGCTAG ATGAAGATCTTGACTATGACGATGACTTCAACAG TCATCGCTCTGAAGTGAGCATCGATGAGGAAATTGAGGAGGTCTCAATAGAGGGGCCTGACATTAGCGAAAAG TTTGATGAAACCACTCAGGATGTGAGCGTCTCGCAGATAAGCTTGGGTGCCGACTACATGGAAGATGTTGCGTGA
- the LOC127624044 gene encoding centrosomal protein 43-like isoform X1: MSATEEDTELRDLLIQNLENSGVLNKIKAELRAAVFLALEEQDKVENKTPLVNENLKKSLNTKDGRLVAGLITDFLQVFNLDFTVAVFQPEINTYLNGLDSRESLLEELGISESEVNRNTPLLLELVKRGRHKDKTSIFTEGGRVASFPKELLPCQIAEARKTFDCHDKDKSDEINRDAVIAIFSDLFPQFSRNMLESYVNEELRAKGKDANSSMDFQEFLGMYKCFFMQCQSVVTTDYSEILHSSSKSTEDRIISPSASKIPRYKGFVKHSSAQEEKADPKTADRRHGETLGIHKSRGSVQVLDGSEKGLDDWRSAPTPLRRALDLGMEDEDEEGDSFFDDPLPKPQKTYGCSLPSADKPYSGQRHSEKSSSQKDHHWQREGSLPGRSLSQMKRGTSLNDLSAIVSDKEGDTEDMLSDCHNRPSPDSEPRSDRLGSISGKALSAGVHLKSTGGSISVESSQRDHVSNKNGTSSSKDKGVKDFQAENEKSRSPLLDEDLDYDDDFNSHRSEVSIDEEIEEVSIEGPDISEKFDETTQDVSVSQISLGADYMEDVA; this comes from the exons GCAGAGCTACGTGctgctgtttttcttgccctagAGGAACAAGACAAAGTAGAG AACAAAACCCCTCTTGTGAATGAAAACCTGAAAAAGTCCCTTAATACAAAGGATG GACGCTTGGTAGCAGGTCTGATCACTGACTTCCTGCAGGTCTTCAATTTAGACTTCACTGTCGCTGTGTTTCAACCTGAAATTAACACGTAT CTGAATGGACTTGACAGTCGTGAAAGTCTTTTGGAGGAGCTTGGCATCTCTGAATCGGAGGTAAACAGAAACACCCCTCTCCTGCTGGAATTGGTTAAGAGGGGCCGTCATAAGGACAAGACCTCAATTTTCACAGAG GGAGGCCGAGTGGCATCTTTTCCCAAG GAATTGTTGCCCTGTCAAATTGCTGAAGCCCGCAAAACATTTGACTGTCATGACAag GACAAAAGTGATGAGATAAATAGGGACGCAGTTATTGCCATTTTCTCTGATCTTTTTCCCCAGTTCAGCAG aaacaTGCTGGAAAGTTATGTCAATGAGGAACTCAGAGCTAAAGGCAAGGATGCAAATAGTT CTATGGACTTTCAGGAATTCCTGGGAATGTACAAATGCTTCTTCATGCAGTGTCAAAGTGTG GTCACTACTGACTATAGTGAAATCCTTCACTCCTCGAGTAAATCTACTGAAGATAGAATCATATCACCTTCTGCCAGCAAG ATACCCAGGTATAAAGGATTTGTTAAGCACAGTTCAGCGCAGGAAGAGAAGGCTGACCCAAAG ACTGCGGACAGGAGACATGGTGAAACACTGGGGATTCATAAGAGCAGAGGGTCTGTTCAAGTGCTTGATGGGTCAGAAAAAGGATTGGATGATTGGAGGAGTGCTCCCACCCCACTGAGGAGAGCACTGGATCTTGGAATggaggatgaggatgaggaaggagactcattctttGATGATCCTCTTCCTAAACCTCAAAAGACCTATGGCTG TAGTTTACCTTCTGCAGATAAGCCTTATTCAGGGCAGAGGCATTCTGAAAAAAGCAGTAGTCAGAAAGA TCACCACTGGCAGAGGGAAGGAAGCCTGCCAGGGCGATCCTTATCCCAAATGAAGAGGGGCACTAGCCTCaatga CCTGTCTGCTATAGTCAGTGATAAAGAGGGTGATACAGAGGACATGCTTTCTGATTGTCATAACAGGCCCAGCCCTGACTCTGAACCCAG gAGCGACCGCTTGGGCAGCATTTCAGGGAAGGCACTCTCAGCAGGCGTACATTTGAAGAGCACAGGAGGATCTATCTCTGTCGAAAGCAGCCAAAGGGATCATGTGTCCAACAAGAATG GTACCTCTAGTTCTAAAGATAAAGGGGTCAAAGATTTTCAAGCAGAAAATGAGAAATCCAGATCCCCTTTGCTAG ATGAAGATCTTGACTATGACGATGACTTCAACAG TCATCGCTCTGAAGTGAGCATCGATGAGGAAATTGAGGAGGTCTCAATAGAGGGGCCTGACATTAGCGAAAAG TTTGATGAAACCACTCAGGATGTGAGCGTCTCGCAGATAAGCTTGGGTGCCGACTACATGGAAGATGTTGCGTGA
- the LOC127624044 gene encoding centrosomal protein 43-like isoform X3, which yields MSATEEDTELRDLLIQNLENSGVLNKIKAELRAAVFLALEEQDKVENKTPLVNENLKKSLNTKDGRLVAGLITDFLQVFNLDFTVAVFQPEINTYLNGLDSRESLLEELGISESEVNRNTPLLLELVKRGRHKDKTSIFTEGGRVASFPKELLPCQIAEARKTFDCHDKDKSDEINRDAVIAIFSDLFPQFSRNMLESYVNEELRAKGKDANSSMDFQEFLGMYKCFFMQCQSVVTTDYSEILHSSSKSTEDRIISPSASKIPRYKGFVKHSSAQEEKADPKTADRRHGETLGIHKSRGSVQVLDGSEKGLDDWRSAPTPLRRALDLGMEDEDEEGDSFFDDPLPKPQKTYGCSLPSADKPYSGQRHSEKSSSQKDLSAIVSDKEGDTEDMLSDCHNRPSPDSEPRSDRLGSISGKALSAGVHLKSTGGSISVESSQRDHVSNKNGTSSSKDKGVKDFQAENEKSRSPLLDEDLDYDDDFNSHRSEVSIDEEIEEVSIEGPDISEKFDETTQDVSVSQISLGADYMEDVA from the exons GCAGAGCTACGTGctgctgtttttcttgccctagAGGAACAAGACAAAGTAGAG AACAAAACCCCTCTTGTGAATGAAAACCTGAAAAAGTCCCTTAATACAAAGGATG GACGCTTGGTAGCAGGTCTGATCACTGACTTCCTGCAGGTCTTCAATTTAGACTTCACTGTCGCTGTGTTTCAACCTGAAATTAACACGTAT CTGAATGGACTTGACAGTCGTGAAAGTCTTTTGGAGGAGCTTGGCATCTCTGAATCGGAGGTAAACAGAAACACCCCTCTCCTGCTGGAATTGGTTAAGAGGGGCCGTCATAAGGACAAGACCTCAATTTTCACAGAG GGAGGCCGAGTGGCATCTTTTCCCAAG GAATTGTTGCCCTGTCAAATTGCTGAAGCCCGCAAAACATTTGACTGTCATGACAag GACAAAAGTGATGAGATAAATAGGGACGCAGTTATTGCCATTTTCTCTGATCTTTTTCCCCAGTTCAGCAG aaacaTGCTGGAAAGTTATGTCAATGAGGAACTCAGAGCTAAAGGCAAGGATGCAAATAGTT CTATGGACTTTCAGGAATTCCTGGGAATGTACAAATGCTTCTTCATGCAGTGTCAAAGTGTG GTCACTACTGACTATAGTGAAATCCTTCACTCCTCGAGTAAATCTACTGAAGATAGAATCATATCACCTTCTGCCAGCAAG ATACCCAGGTATAAAGGATTTGTTAAGCACAGTTCAGCGCAGGAAGAGAAGGCTGACCCAAAG ACTGCGGACAGGAGACATGGTGAAACACTGGGGATTCATAAGAGCAGAGGGTCTGTTCAAGTGCTTGATGGGTCAGAAAAAGGATTGGATGATTGGAGGAGTGCTCCCACCCCACTGAGGAGAGCACTGGATCTTGGAATggaggatgaggatgaggaaggagactcattctttGATGATCCTCTTCCTAAACCTCAAAAGACCTATGGCTG TAGTTTACCTTCTGCAGATAAGCCTTATTCAGGGCAGAGGCATTCTGAAAAAAGCAGTAGTCAGAAAGA CCTGTCTGCTATAGTCAGTGATAAAGAGGGTGATACAGAGGACATGCTTTCTGATTGTCATAACAGGCCCAGCCCTGACTCTGAACCCAG gAGCGACCGCTTGGGCAGCATTTCAGGGAAGGCACTCTCAGCAGGCGTACATTTGAAGAGCACAGGAGGATCTATCTCTGTCGAAAGCAGCCAAAGGGATCATGTGTCCAACAAGAATG GTACCTCTAGTTCTAAAGATAAAGGGGTCAAAGATTTTCAAGCAGAAAATGAGAAATCCAGATCCCCTTTGCTAG ATGAAGATCTTGACTATGACGATGACTTCAACAG TCATCGCTCTGAAGTGAGCATCGATGAGGAAATTGAGGAGGTCTCAATAGAGGGGCCTGACATTAGCGAAAAG TTTGATGAAACCACTCAGGATGTGAGCGTCTCGCAGATAAGCTTGGGTGCCGACTACATGGAAGATGTTGCGTGA
- the LOC127624044 gene encoding centrosomal protein 43-like isoform X5, whose product MSATEEDTELRDLLIQNLENSGVLNKIKAELRAAVFLALEEQDKVENKTPLVNENLKKSLNTKDGRLVAGLITDFLQVFNLDFTVAVFQPEINTYLNGLDSRESLLEELGISESEVNRNTPLLLELVKRGRHKDKTSIFTEGGRVASFPKELLPCQIAEARKTFDCHDKDKSDEINRDAVIAIFSDLFPQFSRNMLESYVNEELRAKGKDANSSMDFQEFLGMYKCFFMQCQSVVTTDYSEILHSSSKSTEDRIISPSASKIPRYKGFVKHSSAQEEKADPKTADRRHGETLGIHKSRGSVQVLDGSEKGLDDWRSAPTPLRRALDLGMEDEDEEGDSFFDDPLPKPQKTYGCSLPSADKPYSGQRHSEKSSSQKESDRLGSISGKALSAGVHLKSTGGSISVESSQRDHVSNKNGTSSSKDKGVKDFQAENEKSRSPLLDEDLDYDDDFNSHRSEVSIDEEIEEVSIEGPDISEKFDETTQDVSVSQISLGADYMEDVA is encoded by the exons GCAGAGCTACGTGctgctgtttttcttgccctagAGGAACAAGACAAAGTAGAG AACAAAACCCCTCTTGTGAATGAAAACCTGAAAAAGTCCCTTAATACAAAGGATG GACGCTTGGTAGCAGGTCTGATCACTGACTTCCTGCAGGTCTTCAATTTAGACTTCACTGTCGCTGTGTTTCAACCTGAAATTAACACGTAT CTGAATGGACTTGACAGTCGTGAAAGTCTTTTGGAGGAGCTTGGCATCTCTGAATCGGAGGTAAACAGAAACACCCCTCTCCTGCTGGAATTGGTTAAGAGGGGCCGTCATAAGGACAAGACCTCAATTTTCACAGAG GGAGGCCGAGTGGCATCTTTTCCCAAG GAATTGTTGCCCTGTCAAATTGCTGAAGCCCGCAAAACATTTGACTGTCATGACAag GACAAAAGTGATGAGATAAATAGGGACGCAGTTATTGCCATTTTCTCTGATCTTTTTCCCCAGTTCAGCAG aaacaTGCTGGAAAGTTATGTCAATGAGGAACTCAGAGCTAAAGGCAAGGATGCAAATAGTT CTATGGACTTTCAGGAATTCCTGGGAATGTACAAATGCTTCTTCATGCAGTGTCAAAGTGTG GTCACTACTGACTATAGTGAAATCCTTCACTCCTCGAGTAAATCTACTGAAGATAGAATCATATCACCTTCTGCCAGCAAG ATACCCAGGTATAAAGGATTTGTTAAGCACAGTTCAGCGCAGGAAGAGAAGGCTGACCCAAAG ACTGCGGACAGGAGACATGGTGAAACACTGGGGATTCATAAGAGCAGAGGGTCTGTTCAAGTGCTTGATGGGTCAGAAAAAGGATTGGATGATTGGAGGAGTGCTCCCACCCCACTGAGGAGAGCACTGGATCTTGGAATggaggatgaggatgaggaaggagactcattctttGATGATCCTCTTCCTAAACCTCAAAAGACCTATGGCTG TAGTTTACCTTCTGCAGATAAGCCTTATTCAGGGCAGAGGCATTCTGAAAAAAGCAGTAGTCAGAAAGA gAGCGACCGCTTGGGCAGCATTTCAGGGAAGGCACTCTCAGCAGGCGTACATTTGAAGAGCACAGGAGGATCTATCTCTGTCGAAAGCAGCCAAAGGGATCATGTGTCCAACAAGAATG GTACCTCTAGTTCTAAAGATAAAGGGGTCAAAGATTTTCAAGCAGAAAATGAGAAATCCAGATCCCCTTTGCTAG ATGAAGATCTTGACTATGACGATGACTTCAACAG TCATCGCTCTGAAGTGAGCATCGATGAGGAAATTGAGGAGGTCTCAATAGAGGGGCCTGACATTAGCGAAAAG TTTGATGAAACCACTCAGGATGTGAGCGTCTCGCAGATAAGCTTGGGTGCCGACTACATGGAAGATGTTGCGTGA
- the LOC127624044 gene encoding centrosomal protein 43-like isoform X2 encodes MSATEEDTELRDLLIQNLENSGVLNKIKAELRAAVFLALEEQDKVENKTPLVNENLKKSLNTKDGRLVAGLITDFLQVFNLDFTVAVFQPEINTYLNGLDSRESLLEELGISESEVNRNTPLLLELVKRGRHKDKTSIFTEGGRVASFPKELLPCQIAEARKTFDCHDKDKSDEINRDAVIAIFSDLFPQFSRNMLESYVNEELRAKGKDANSSMDFQEFLGMYKCFFMQCQSVVTTDYSEILHSSSKSTEDRIISPSASKTADRRHGETLGIHKSRGSVQVLDGSEKGLDDWRSAPTPLRRALDLGMEDEDEEGDSFFDDPLPKPQKTYGCSLPSADKPYSGQRHSEKSSSQKDHHWQREGSLPGRSLSQMKRGTSLNDLSAIVSDKEGDTEDMLSDCHNRPSPDSEPRSDRLGSISGKALSAGVHLKSTGGSISVESSQRDHVSNKNGTSSSKDKGVKDFQAENEKSRSPLLDEDLDYDDDFNSHRSEVSIDEEIEEVSIEGPDISEKFDETTQDVSVSQISLGADYMEDVA; translated from the exons GCAGAGCTACGTGctgctgtttttcttgccctagAGGAACAAGACAAAGTAGAG AACAAAACCCCTCTTGTGAATGAAAACCTGAAAAAGTCCCTTAATACAAAGGATG GACGCTTGGTAGCAGGTCTGATCACTGACTTCCTGCAGGTCTTCAATTTAGACTTCACTGTCGCTGTGTTTCAACCTGAAATTAACACGTAT CTGAATGGACTTGACAGTCGTGAAAGTCTTTTGGAGGAGCTTGGCATCTCTGAATCGGAGGTAAACAGAAACACCCCTCTCCTGCTGGAATTGGTTAAGAGGGGCCGTCATAAGGACAAGACCTCAATTTTCACAGAG GGAGGCCGAGTGGCATCTTTTCCCAAG GAATTGTTGCCCTGTCAAATTGCTGAAGCCCGCAAAACATTTGACTGTCATGACAag GACAAAAGTGATGAGATAAATAGGGACGCAGTTATTGCCATTTTCTCTGATCTTTTTCCCCAGTTCAGCAG aaacaTGCTGGAAAGTTATGTCAATGAGGAACTCAGAGCTAAAGGCAAGGATGCAAATAGTT CTATGGACTTTCAGGAATTCCTGGGAATGTACAAATGCTTCTTCATGCAGTGTCAAAGTGTG GTCACTACTGACTATAGTGAAATCCTTCACTCCTCGAGTAAATCTACTGAAGATAGAATCATATCACCTTCTGCCAGCAAG ACTGCGGACAGGAGACATGGTGAAACACTGGGGATTCATAAGAGCAGAGGGTCTGTTCAAGTGCTTGATGGGTCAGAAAAAGGATTGGATGATTGGAGGAGTGCTCCCACCCCACTGAGGAGAGCACTGGATCTTGGAATggaggatgaggatgaggaaggagactcattctttGATGATCCTCTTCCTAAACCTCAAAAGACCTATGGCTG TAGTTTACCTTCTGCAGATAAGCCTTATTCAGGGCAGAGGCATTCTGAAAAAAGCAGTAGTCAGAAAGA TCACCACTGGCAGAGGGAAGGAAGCCTGCCAGGGCGATCCTTATCCCAAATGAAGAGGGGCACTAGCCTCaatga CCTGTCTGCTATAGTCAGTGATAAAGAGGGTGATACAGAGGACATGCTTTCTGATTGTCATAACAGGCCCAGCCCTGACTCTGAACCCAG gAGCGACCGCTTGGGCAGCATTTCAGGGAAGGCACTCTCAGCAGGCGTACATTTGAAGAGCACAGGAGGATCTATCTCTGTCGAAAGCAGCCAAAGGGATCATGTGTCCAACAAGAATG GTACCTCTAGTTCTAAAGATAAAGGGGTCAAAGATTTTCAAGCAGAAAATGAGAAATCCAGATCCCCTTTGCTAG ATGAAGATCTTGACTATGACGATGACTTCAACAG TCATCGCTCTGAAGTGAGCATCGATGAGGAAATTGAGGAGGTCTCAATAGAGGGGCCTGACATTAGCGAAAAG TTTGATGAAACCACTCAGGATGTGAGCGTCTCGCAGATAAGCTTGGGTGCCGACTACATGGAAGATGTTGCGTGA
- the LOC127624044 gene encoding centrosomal protein 43-like isoform X4, which yields MSATEEDTELRDLLIQNLENSGVLNKIKAELRAAVFLALEEQDKVENKTPLVNENLKKSLNTKDGRLVAGLITDFLQVFNLDFTVAVFQPEINTYLNGLDSRESLLEELGISESEVNRNTPLLLELVKRGRHKDKTSIFTEGGRVASFPKELLPCQIAEARKTFDCHDKDKSDEINRDAVIAIFSDLFPQFSRNMLESYVNEELRAKGKDANSSMDFQEFLGMYKCFFMQCQSVVTTDYSEILHSSSKSTEDRIISPSASKTADRRHGETLGIHKSRGSVQVLDGSEKGLDDWRSAPTPLRRALDLGMEDEDEEGDSFFDDPLPKPQKTYGCSLPSADKPYSGQRHSEKSSSQKDLSAIVSDKEGDTEDMLSDCHNRPSPDSEPRSDRLGSISGKALSAGVHLKSTGGSISVESSQRDHVSNKNGTSSSKDKGVKDFQAENEKSRSPLLDEDLDYDDDFNSHRSEVSIDEEIEEVSIEGPDISEKFDETTQDVSVSQISLGADYMEDVA from the exons GCAGAGCTACGTGctgctgtttttcttgccctagAGGAACAAGACAAAGTAGAG AACAAAACCCCTCTTGTGAATGAAAACCTGAAAAAGTCCCTTAATACAAAGGATG GACGCTTGGTAGCAGGTCTGATCACTGACTTCCTGCAGGTCTTCAATTTAGACTTCACTGTCGCTGTGTTTCAACCTGAAATTAACACGTAT CTGAATGGACTTGACAGTCGTGAAAGTCTTTTGGAGGAGCTTGGCATCTCTGAATCGGAGGTAAACAGAAACACCCCTCTCCTGCTGGAATTGGTTAAGAGGGGCCGTCATAAGGACAAGACCTCAATTTTCACAGAG GGAGGCCGAGTGGCATCTTTTCCCAAG GAATTGTTGCCCTGTCAAATTGCTGAAGCCCGCAAAACATTTGACTGTCATGACAag GACAAAAGTGATGAGATAAATAGGGACGCAGTTATTGCCATTTTCTCTGATCTTTTTCCCCAGTTCAGCAG aaacaTGCTGGAAAGTTATGTCAATGAGGAACTCAGAGCTAAAGGCAAGGATGCAAATAGTT CTATGGACTTTCAGGAATTCCTGGGAATGTACAAATGCTTCTTCATGCAGTGTCAAAGTGTG GTCACTACTGACTATAGTGAAATCCTTCACTCCTCGAGTAAATCTACTGAAGATAGAATCATATCACCTTCTGCCAGCAAG ACTGCGGACAGGAGACATGGTGAAACACTGGGGATTCATAAGAGCAGAGGGTCTGTTCAAGTGCTTGATGGGTCAGAAAAAGGATTGGATGATTGGAGGAGTGCTCCCACCCCACTGAGGAGAGCACTGGATCTTGGAATggaggatgaggatgaggaaggagactcattctttGATGATCCTCTTCCTAAACCTCAAAAGACCTATGGCTG TAGTTTACCTTCTGCAGATAAGCCTTATTCAGGGCAGAGGCATTCTGAAAAAAGCAGTAGTCAGAAAGA CCTGTCTGCTATAGTCAGTGATAAAGAGGGTGATACAGAGGACATGCTTTCTGATTGTCATAACAGGCCCAGCCCTGACTCTGAACCCAG gAGCGACCGCTTGGGCAGCATTTCAGGGAAGGCACTCTCAGCAGGCGTACATTTGAAGAGCACAGGAGGATCTATCTCTGTCGAAAGCAGCCAAAGGGATCATGTGTCCAACAAGAATG GTACCTCTAGTTCTAAAGATAAAGGGGTCAAAGATTTTCAAGCAGAAAATGAGAAATCCAGATCCCCTTTGCTAG ATGAAGATCTTGACTATGACGATGACTTCAACAG TCATCGCTCTGAAGTGAGCATCGATGAGGAAATTGAGGAGGTCTCAATAGAGGGGCCTGACATTAGCGAAAAG TTTGATGAAACCACTCAGGATGTGAGCGTCTCGCAGATAAGCTTGGGTGCCGACTACATGGAAGATGTTGCGTGA
- the LOC127624045 gene encoding C-C chemokine receptor type 6-like — protein sequence MTSDYSYSEGYLQTAYEDIEEPCSVDHKQNIDNILQLFIHPIICLVGFIGNTLVILTYALYKRTKSMTDVYLLNVAVADILFVVALPLIIYSEQHDWAMGNWSCKLLRCVYSINLYSGMLLLACISGDRYLAIVQARRSYRLRSSTLLYSRLICTAVWLLAFALSLPTLIFYERYQPSSVEFNLYNSTEDNDTPFVCFFRFNSNETSRTMKIMVPSSQVAVGFCLPLLIMGFCYSSVIITLLQVKNFQRHKAVRVVFTVVLVFVACHMPYNIALLYYTINMFSEQNCSHDEAVELAMTITRSLAYLHSCLNPLLYAFIGVNFRNHFRKVLQDIWCFGKKYMSARRSSRVTTELYLSSRRSVDGSNYDNGTSFTM from the coding sequence ATGACTTCTGATTATAGCTACAGTGAAGGATATCTACAAACTGCCTATGAAGATATTGAGGAGCCGTGTTCAGTGGACCACAAACAGAACATTGACAACATCCTCCAGTTATTCATTCACCCCATCATTTGCTTGGTTGGTTTTATCGGCAACACCCTGGTAATTTTGACCTATGCCCTCTACAAGCGAACCAAGTCTATGACGGACGTTTACCTACTGAACGTGGCCGTCGCTGACATCCTGTTTGTGGTGGCTCTGCCTTTGATCATCTATAGTGAACAGCATGACTGGGCCATGGGGAATTGGTCCTGCAAGCTGCTGCGTTGTGTCTATAGTATCAACTTGTATAGCGGCATGTTGCTCCTAGCTTGCATAAGTGGAGACCGCTACCTCGCCATCGTGCAGGCCCGCAGGTCATACCGGCTGCGGTCTAGTACCCTGCTTTACAGCCGCCTCATATGTACAGCTGTCTGGTTACTGGCCTTTGCCCTGTCCCTTCCCACATTAATATTTTATGAACGGTATCAGCCCAGCTCTGTTGAATTCAACCTATATAACAGCACCGAGGACAACGATACACCATTTGTGTGCTTTTTCAGATTTAATTCAAACGAAACGTCACGTACTATGAAAATCATGGTGCCAAGCTCTCAGGTAGCAGTGGGTTTCTGCTTACCATTGCTGATTATGGGTTTCTGTTACTCCAGTGTCATCATCACCCTCCTTCAAGTCAAGAACTTTCAAAGACACAAAGCTGTGCGTGTGGTCTTCACTGTGGTGCTTGTGTTTGTGGCCTGCCATATGCCTTACAATATAGCACTATTATATTATACCATCAACATGTTCAGTGAGCAGAATTGCAGCCATGACGAAGCCGTAGAGTTGGCCATGACCATCACAAGAAGTCTGGCTTACCTCCACTCTTGTCTGAACCCCTTGCTGTATGCATTCATCGGGGTGAACTTCAGAAACCATTTCCGTAAGGTCTTACAGGACATCTGGTGCTTTGGAAAGAAGTACATGTCAGCACGGCGCTCGTCACGTGTTACCACTGAATTATACCTTTCTTCACGGAGGTCTGTCGATGGCTCAAATTATGACAATGGCACTTCATTTACAATGTGA